One Plectropomus leopardus isolate mb chromosome 1, YSFRI_Pleo_2.0, whole genome shotgun sequence DNA segment encodes these proteins:
- the LOC121946529 gene encoding mucin-2-like isoform X1 yields MLMEVGYTNGLEPDLSQQYPPPLLPKPGKDNARLQKLKKKRAKKKGSLSQTPIPFRSCLSPVNEASTDLEHSDQSSPPKTPDTVYFTDPSVSTFPFDSLYDHSASAFPHPQSSPYAQIGSFPPQSYTAQIRTSDEQVAPIYECSSFLFDDVTPLMMPPSTSPPPSSPEQVPAPPLPTALNLNMTPNSHGSVTTIPPAAVSQASTKISTHSLTLSPAAPNCGPDPTLSQVADLPPFPALLSVSNTQTQPFIPSQRETNASSNDKSQTVSWTARPISNGNFVPSQMSPEITASKISLVEAVKETRPDPLQSRIYTSKATFYEISKPPSIQDLTVLNPTYQGASLSDVYTKKAAVKVVKTDQTLNVFKTQGGRPKTPSCTPARVSTPFIEISKPNPLLFAAFNSSKGQHDSAVPNEAPRHKPVIQTRGISKPPVAIEERKRTDVDHNTSIKQANNYNEIEIQNTQRSTINLNFTNTELYPRENVASSMTSPVSPVVKPTPTESVIPKLTDQVSENEASPLPKVPSFLSTAPKTLNLNPTPVISIQTRPSSSPLSSPYHPPVIDARKSLSSLLESQMSLASSKPKSRSTYYGLTPAEYAAYGGIKTIASHHSPVPPGINETSSNKIQSEVAVDGSNISKSDATKQFNGHQELPSSIEVSELQAKQIFTHNKDVLEESHSEAQNIGVQSLKTSSVDTIKPELPLGLAQKTMQQSTSDVSTPKDSYSEVPIPILKAGLSLSQSSVPKQRNVTAISAKNWTQRQGCSEDQNFTCTNGSTSSRTLHEVNDINCIFNC; encoded by the coding sequence ATGCTGATGGAAGTGGGTTACACTAACGGGCTGGAGCCTGACCTTTCCCAGCAGTATCCTCCTCCCTTACTGCCAAAGCCAGGCAAAGATAACGCAAGGCTTCAGAAACTCAAGAAGAAGAGAGCCAAGAAAAAAGGCAGCCTCTCCCAGACGCCTATCCCCTTCCGCTCCTGCTTGTCTCCTGTAAACGAAGCGAGCACAGACCTTGAGCACAGCGACCAGTCCAGCCCACCAAAAACACCCGATACAGTCTACTTTACGGACCCGTCAGTGTCCACTTTCCCCTTTGACTCCCTCTACGATCACTCTGCATCTGCATTCCCTCATCCTCAGAGCAGCCCCTACGCCCAAATTGGCAGCTTCCCCCCCCAGTCCTACACAGCTCAGATCAGGACTTCTGATGAGCAGGTGGCTCCGATATATGAGTGCTCCTCTTTTTTATTCGATGACGTGACTCCTCTCATGATGCCTCCTTCAACCTCACCACCCCCATCATCACCTGAGCAGGTTCCAGCACCACCTCTCCCAACTGCTCTCAATTTGAACATGACACCAAACTCCCATGGGTCAGTCACAACAATCCCTCCAGCCGCTGTGTCACAAGCCAGCACCAAAATATCAACCCACAGCCTGACCCTATCCCCAGCCGCCCCCAACTGTGGCCCAGACCCGACACTTTCTCAGGTTGCAGACCTACCTCCTTTTCCAGCGCTGCTATCAGTTTCAAACACTCAGACACAACCTTTTATTCCCAGCCAGAGGGAGACAAACGCCAGTTCAAACGACAAGAGCCAGACAGTGTCCTGGACTGCCAGACCTATCAGCAATGGCAACTTTGTCCCAAGCCAAATGTCCCCTGAGATCACCGCCTCAAAAATATCACTTGTTGAAGCAGTGAAAGAGACAAGGCCTGACCCCCTACAAAGCAGGATTTATACCTCAAAGGCAACTTTTTATGAGATCTCTAAACCTCCCTCTATCCAGGACCTTACCGTATTAAACCCTACCTACCAGGGAGCATCTTTATCTGACGTATACACAAAGAAAGCAGCTGTTAAAGTGGTGAAAACTGATCAGACACTGAATGTGTTCAAGACCCAAGGTGGAAGACCTAAGACTCCCTCTTGTACACCAGCTCGAGTATCTACGCCCTTTATTGAAATATCAAAACCAAACCCACttttatttgctgcttttaactCCTCCAAAGGTCAACACGATTCTGCAGTTCCAAATGAGGCTCCAAGACACAAACCAGTGATTCAAACTAGAGGTATAAGTAAACCTCCAGTTGCCATAGAAGAACGAAAGCGGACTGATGTTGACCACAATACATCTATCAAACAGGCAAACAATTACAACGAGATAGagattcaaaacacacaaaggagtACAATAAATCTAAACTTTACTAATACTGAGCTGTACCCTAGAGAGAATGTAGCATCAAGTATGACTTCACCTGTATCTCCTGTGGTAAAACCAACACCAACAGAATCAGTCATCCCAAAACTAACAGACCAAGTTTCAGAAAATGAAGCTTCACCTTTGCCAAAAGTTCCATCATTTTTATCCACTGCACCAAAGACTTTGAATCTCAACCCTACGCCGGTGATTTCAATCCAAACACGACCAAGTTCAAGCCCCTTGTCGTCCCCATATCATCCTCCAGTGATCGATGCACGGAAGTCTTTGTCATCACTATTGGAGAGTCAAATGTCATTAGCCTCCTCAAAGCCTAAATCACGATCAACATATTATGGTCTTACTCCAGCTGAGTATGCTGCCTACGGTGGGATTAAGACTATTGCATCACATCACAGCCCTGTACCCCCAGGGATTAATGAAACCTCTTCAAACAAAATACAGTCAGAGGTAGCCGTAGATGGATCGAACATCTCAAAGTCTGatgcaacaaaacaattcaaTGGACATCAAGAACTTCCATCTTCAATTGAGGTTTCTGAGCTTCAAGCCAAACAGATCTTCACACATAACAAAGATGTACTTGAGGAGAGTCACTCTGAAGCTCAAAATATTGGAGTACAATCACTTAAAACATCTAGCGTGGACACAATAAAACCTGAGCTTCCCCTTGGCTTGGCACAGAAAACAATGCAACAATCCACAAGTGATGTATCCACACCAAAAGACTCATACTCTGAGGTTCCAATACCAATTCTTAAAGCAG